ctctgcaCTTCCACTTCACAGGGCGTGGGTTCAGTCCTGTTTGGGAGCTCAGATGCttcatgctgcatggtgcagccaaaaaaaaaggtgATGAGATTAGATAACATACggaaagtgcttagcacagtgctcGGCAGGCTCTAAGGGTTTAATGTGTTTGTTACTGTTACAGCTATTCCTTGCGGCCGACCCCTCTCAGGCCTTAACCCTCAAGAGTCCCTTAGCAAAACTTGTCCATAGACTGGGAGAATTGAGTCAGATGATCGGCAAGCTCCCTTCTAATTCTTGGTACTTGTGATTGAAAAGTGTTGATGAGCTCAACCCTGCTGCTGAGTGCACAACACTTTAGGGCTTTCTGTTTGTTTGGCAATTTCTCTCTCTTTAGACctggatagggcttcccaggtggcgctagtggtgaagagctcacctgccactgcaggagctgcaagagatgtgggtttgatccctggatcgggaagataccctggagaagggaatgactaactactccagtattcttgcctagagaatcccatggacagaggagcctggtgggctacagtccatggggtcactgagagtcagacaggactgaagagacttagcataaATAAGGTATCCTATTCACTCATTGTAACCTGAGGGAGAGAAGTATCATTTATCAACAAGGAGTTTCttccataaaatttttttcaagagtTCATTCAAtccttataaaataataaagataccTTCATTTATTCATACTTTCATGCCTCAGATTTATACACAGCATGTCACCAAATCTTCCCAATAACCCAGTCCTAGATAAGACAACTGTAGGGCACCTTGATGTAAACAGAAAAGCTGGCCCCAAAACCCAAGGGTTTCTAACTCTAAAGCCCATAGTCTCACCAGCGTTGGCTGAGCAGTCTGATCTCCCTGGTAACTAAGTCGCTCCCCGCTGATGCAACACCTGAGAGATGAAGTCATACTCGGGTCTTCTGGTCACCAAGGGACCGGATGGtgacctggaggaaggcacaggcTTGAGCTTTGCCTGCCAGGGATGTGGTGACATCGAACCCTAGATGCTTGGCCTGGAGTCGGCCGACTGAATAATAGTATCTGTTGATTAGCTACTGAGCCTTACTGTAAAGCAATCCTCACGAGGCAAGGACACAGGCATCAGCATGTCTGCACATGGTGTGTTCCCAAGTGCTCACACCTGGTGGGACGTGGGAAACCCTCAGATCATGACACTGTGTTAACTGATTCATTGTACCCTTAGCCCACTTCAGCCAGGACTCCAAACCACCCAGACATGCTTTACAGATGTAGTGGAGCCATGTCtcgtgcaggagacacaagacaacTAATGTAAttaatgtgtatgtgtgcgtgctcagttgctcagtcgtgtctgactctttgcgatcccatggactgtaggccaccgggctcctctgtccatgaaatttttcatgcaaccatactggagtgggttgccatgccctcctctaggagatcttccgaCCGAACAtgggtctcttgcgtctcctgcattggcatgtgggttctttaggGCTTTAACACTTCAGGGCTTTTTCGTTTGTtcatttgtcttttgatttttttctcttttaggacTGGGTATAAAtaaggtagggcttcccaggtggtgccagtggtaagaaacccacctgccaatgcaggagctgcaagagatgtgggtttaaagCCCTCTGTAATCAGTGGGCAAGAAGAAATCACATGTAGACAAAGTTACACTTGAGAATCTCTGAAATCTTACGGGTGATCTGTACATACAACCTGTACAGCCATATACCACTGTGTGAACACATCACCATGTTTGTTTCTTCCATCTAACATCCCCCAAGACAGATGATGAGTGAGTGGAATTTCAGGCAAAAACCTTCCCTGTCCTTTAAATtacagtgtgtttttttttttcccctccgaTTGCATATGACTGCAGATGCATTAACTAATGTGCAAAAGATACAGCTTCACTGTAGAAAGAGCAAGGCTGTGGAGTCAGATGGACCACATATGaactccagctctgccactccAAGTGTGGTCCACAGAGCAGCAGAGGCCACATCACTTGGGAGCTTGTTAAGATGCAGACTCAGTAGTCCCAAGCCAGTTTCTAATCACAACCGCTGTGTTTACAAGATCCCCAAGTGACTGGTATGCCCATTACAGCTCGAGAAGCCCCAAGCCTAGTTATCACCCAAAGCTTATTGTAAAAGGCTCTGTAGCTGCCTGGGTTCCGAGACATGCAGCACTTAGAGTGCCCAGCACCTAAGGTGCCTGATGCTAGCTCCTTTCCCCAGTCAAAAGTATTTACGTTACGTAAGCATGAGGCACAGTGATACTTTTATAGAAgaggaatgatttttaaatttctctttttaattctctCAAGTGAATGACCCAGGTGAAATGTCAGCTTTTCCAAGAGCATGTCCTAGGTCCCCAGTGAGAACTAAGCTCTTCTATGTACTAGGAGCACTTTGAGCCTTTTATTGGTTATGTATGCACATCGGTCTGTTCCATCGAGCACATGAGCTGCACTCAGGAACCAAGCCCTGTCCACTCCCCTTCTTCACAAGTCCAGGCGCAGTGGAATGTGTAGTGGCAAAGCCAGAAACAAAGTATTATCGTTTCTATTGCCGCGTCAACAAGCTTCCAACAGGACCACCATTTTGGTGGCCCCCAGATGTCGAACATTCTAGAACTGTTTCAGAATAACCTGTCTCATCTCCCTGCTGACAGATGTGCTGTTTTACCACTTCCTTCATCATGTGACTGACTTGACAAGGAACCAGATCACAGTTGTGTTCAACATGCTGGACTGGAACGCGGTGGGCGAGATTGGTTTTGACCAGTTCTACATGCTGGTGTGCATACTGCTGGCACAAGAGGCaagtagccagccaggctctgggGCCGAGGGGGCAGAGCTCAGCGGCTGCCACCATGTCGCTAACGGCGGCGCCAAATTAAGAGTGCGGCacaagttttcttcttttcactggaaacaggaagaagaaacaggGAGAGTACTACTTTTGGTTCCTAAATGGTCCATCTATAACCTAGGAGTTTCGAAGGGTTACCCAGCTTCCCTCCCACTTTGCCTTTATACAGAACAAATCTCATCCTGTCACATCTCTCCTTGGCATGCCCTTCCTTGCTTGCCCCTTCTAGCTGGTGGGTCTTAAATAATCACCAGTAATCCCAGTTGCCTCTCTTCCTCAGTGATCCCTTTCCTCAGAGAATATTCTGAAGGGGATGAATGAGCAAGACAAGACCTGCTTGTCTTTGGGTACCCATCTCACCTTGCACACACTCCTAGAGTGTATTcacctctttccctttccttaagGAAAGGCACCTCATGTCTTCATCATTTTATCGCCAGCGCTGACATTTTCTTACGTAGATTTTCACTGAACACAAGGAAATGCATTCTACTAATGAGAGTTCCATCTAGCAGAACTAATCACTACAGATAGCATCAGTTCCCCTTGAGGGCAGATGCTGAAGCAGGATCTGATACACTGACCACAGCACCCTTCCGGCCCTGAGCTGCTATGATTCTGCCCTTTGCTTTTAGCTCTCTAGGGAGTGGACTAGTGAATAGATGAGTCTTGATGTAACAAGTTTAGAAAGTAGCACCGACAATACTATTCctttccttatgtttttctctcaAAACAGAACCATTTGGAAGAGCAATTTATCTTCCGCCATTCCCGGCCTGTTTTTGAGTTGCTTGACCTGGATGGGGAGCTGAAAATTGGCCCAGACCACTTGCACATGTACAACTTTCtctttaatattaaaaagcagcaactCAGAGACCTCTACTATAACTTCGACATCACAGGTGACCGCGTAAGTGCAGGTCCCTAGCATGTGGCCTGGcagtgtgcgtgctcagtcgtgtccaactctttgtgaccccctggactgtagctcaccaggctcctccatccctaggattttccagggAGCGGtcaccattccctcctctagagaaggatcttcctgacccagggagcgaacctggatctcctgcattggcaggtagactccttacccctgagccacctgggaggctgtGGCCTGGCAGCCCCTCTGTCCAGAGCTAGAGGGCTGTGTCCTCTGCCTACAGTGggacagggaaggaggagggaaggagaaaccTGCTGGAGCACTCTGTGCTGTGATCACCTGCTGTAATCCCAGTCACGGTACAGGGATCACAGAAAACCTGAGATGGACAGGCCTGTGGAAGACAGGGTTGTAACTGCTACATCATATAATGTGGATATAAAATTACAGAAGTTTAGAGAAGGAAATTCTGTTGGAAGTTTAGTTGAAAGAAGGAACTATTTTAATATGGCAGGAATTGGTCTTAAGAGGAAGGGTTATAGATTTTAATAAGTAGAAACAAAGAAATTCTTAGATGGGAACACATGAGTTAATCCCAAGAGAAAACAGTGCATACCTATTTCAAGTCCATTCGGTGAACAGCCTAGTCCAAGTCCATGCTGACTAGCAAGTGAGAGCTAAAGTCTAAGCTTTAAACAGATGGACCGCACTGTGAAGCAGCTCAGATGGCAGCCTGAACATGTGTGGACTTGAGGCAGCAGAAGTAAGAAAGTGGCCCTGGTGCCCTCTGAGCCCACAGTAGGCTGTCTCTGGCTCTAGACCACAAGCAGACAGGGATCAGTCCTCATTACTGGGCCTCTTTAATCAAGTTTCCAAGGTTTTAAATGAGAAGTGACTACAATCCTGCTCCCATCTGAAACAAAGTATCAAATCCCTTCTGAAataactttccttttttcctccccaaCACAAGCTTCTTAATTACAAGGAATTTAAGCTGTTTACTATCTTCTCCATGGACAAGTATCAGGAGAgtcaaaaagcagagaaagagaagaagaaagagaaagctgTACTCAAAAAGAAACTGTCACAAGTGAATGAGAGCCAGAGAGAGAGTCTTCTTGGAATACAACCATTTGAAAGTATAAGTAATTACAATTGTTAACAggtcttaaaaataaacttagaaCATCAAAGtgagtatctctgatttttacaCATGAGGGTTGAGTGTTCTTCAACCCACAGATTCTTAACCTTATTAACCTTGAGGCCTCACATGACTCATAGTCATGTAATCACTTCTCTTTTTTGACATGTCCCAGTTCTGCTGTTGCTTTTCAGACCAATCCTGTCTACCAGGTCCCTGTGTATCAATTACCAGCTCTTCCTGGAGCTAAGCAGTTGGAAGACGATGCTTTCCTAAGATTTGCCACAAGTAGTCCAATACTTTCAGAATTCTATTCTCCCAATCCTTAAGGCTAAAAACAAACTTCAGAATGGAAATGCGCCTCCACACGTAAGGAATATTGACTTTTAAGGATATGGGGACTGTGTTCTTCCTAGAACTTGAATTGCTCTTTGATGAGTTAGGTGCTTAAGCAATTATACCAAATCTACTAGGGTATGATAATTATTACATGTCcttgtataattttaattttttgtgtaagTAATGCcttgaataatttttaagtgCTTTTAGCATGGGACTTGTGAATCCTCCCTACTGGACTGTACTGTGGTATTAAATATTAACTACCATTCAGTAAGTGCTTGCTATGGGTAAGGCATGGGGCTTTAGACACATGGCTTTTTTATCCTCCTAACCCTGTGAACTCTTACCTACCTAAGGTTCTTAATGACTCACAGTGGTAGGACCGGAGTTCAGACTCGAGGTCAGTTAGATGCCTATGCTTAGAACAACTGATCTAACTCACCTCAGTCCTAGCAGATCCTGTTTAAGTTTTAAGCTGACATTTCACTGGCTCAGAAACCCCTTCTGCATAATGGTAATTACCACATCTCCTTCGTCCATAGATTTGAGGGACAAGTTTGGTGACTGGAGGAATGCAGCCCATTTCCTATAAACCAAGGATTTCTTAAGGATACACCACGTAATATAACCGACCACAGCATTCAGAGTACTTAATAATCAtcaacattactttgtcaacatgCAACAGACAAGAGTACTGCTTATCAAAGACTGTCATTCATTAAGTCAAAGTTGTAATAACTGAAATCATGTTAGTTACACTATGAACATCCTTTATATTTACTCTAATAGTCATGAGATGTTAATAACATACTGATGAGTCATGTTTGGAAACCAAACCTTCTCTCTTCCCCAAAATGGTACTATGAAAACGAAATGGAACTAGCAAAACACCAAGAAGTCCCCCGAAACACACATCTCTTGATTTCTGGTTTATACACGGGGATAATGGGATTGATCTCAAGAACCATTGTGAAGACCAGGAAGATGGAGAGCATTTCACTTAGAACAATGCTCTTCTCCTCTGATTTGGTGAACAGTTAATTCTCCAAGGAGAAGAGCCTCTGGAAATAGGTTTGGGTACTACTACACCTGTAAGAGTATTGTGCTGAGAGACTAGCAGTATCTGGCTGGGAAATGACAGCAAGAGACTAACCGTCATTTCAAAGGGCCTCGCCACACCACCAGGCTTACCTTGGATGGGTTTCTGCCTCTTCACGCAGCCTCAGTAGCTTTTGCTACCAGACAGCCTTACAACCTGGGTGCGGTTCTGGAAGGAGAAACTGCGGGGTCTGAGGAAGAGAAGTCTTCTCTTTCCCATTTTCCCAGGGGAGCACTCTTGGAATATATAAAGGGCAACTCAACAATggtatatgtcttttttttcccccaggcaTGGTCTCTAAATCAATGAAGATATCATACCTTTTATTGTTTTAGAATGGGGAGCAGGAAGAATGAGGGACAGCCAAATAAtagggtatgctgctgctgctaagttgcttcagtcgtgtccgactctgtgcaaccccagagacggcagcccacccgttcctgggattctccagccaagagcactggagtgggttgccatttccctctccaatgcatgaaagtgaaaagtcaaagtgaagtcgctcagtcatgtctgactcttagctaccccatggactgcagcccaccaggctcctccatccatgggattttccaggcaagagtactggactggggtgccatcgccttctccatgccAAGGACTAGAAAAGACCAAATCAACTTGGCAAACACCTGCTGAGAGGGGCCATTATCCATATCCTGAAAATTCTTCTATAATCTCAGAGTGGGTAAGACCTTAGGAAGAAAACCAAGAAGCCATAAAATACAAGACTGATAGATCTGACCatgcaaaacaaaatttttaCATGGTAAATTACACAAAAACAAATGATAATAggtgatagaaaacaacaaatccTATATTAAGGGCATTATATCcttaatatagaaaaaatatttacaaattaagaGGATAAAGACCAAAATGGATTAGGAAAATGGGAAACATAATtcataggaggaaaaaaaataacaaatagccTTAAAATATACAGTACAATGCTAAGtttcattcaaagaaaaaacACATGACACAGGTTTCCACTTAGGCTGTCAAAGAGCAAAAAGTTGGTCAGGTTATAGGAAAATAAGAGCAGACATAGTCTACAGCACTAAACTGGTAAAAATCCATCTGGAGGGCCATTCAGCATCTGCTCTCTGTATGTATACAACGATCTGCAATACCCCCTCTTCAGCAGTGTATTCCATGGTTGTACACAGACACAAGGATGTAACTACAGAAAAGGACATTTCACAGGAGCACCGTTTACAGTACCAAAGTCTAGAAAGACCTGTGGTACTCCAAACAATGGAATGCCACTCAGCTATAAAGGAATGAAGCAGATCTAGCTCAAGTTATAGGGAACAATCTCTAAGATTCACCAGAATCAAATGTCTAGAATAGCGTATGTTATTTATGAAAAAGACAAGGCAGGATGGGTGAATATACTCACACATGTCAGAGCAGTGCTTCTCACATTgggagcagcagtagcagcatcacctgggaactctcagaaatgcaaattttgtACCTGCCCCCGACTCAGACCTACTAACTCGGAGCCTCTGGGAGTCCAGCAATCTGTATGttttttaaatctgtgttttTAATAAGCCTTACAGGTAATTCTGATGTATGCTGAAGTGTCAGAACCACTGTGCTAGAATATCTCTAAAGATATCCAGAAAACTGTGAACAGCTGTTACCTCTGGAGAGAAGAAATGCGAGATGAAGCGCAGGAGTCGAAGAGAGACTTTTTTATGTTCGGATTTTTTTCCCATGTGAACGTActgcttattttaaataaaaattcaacaatCAAAACCTGCCACTTGGATCCAAAATGGATAATCCTTCTGAAAAACTGAATGATGGGTTTTGGTTTACAGCatgattcttaaaaaaacaacaacctacTGAGCCCAAGGTTTCAAGGCAGCAAATAAAGTGTATCTATAAATGCCCATGTATGGTTTGATACAGCAGAGTCTAGGTTTGGTGATGATGAACTTGTTATTTACTGACCTGGAAGggttttaaaaggggaaaaaccTTTTTAGAAGTTTTATCAGTAAGAAGCAGATTACCCTTACTGTGGACAGTAATAATAGTTAAACACCCAGAATAAaggcaaagacaaagagaaaaattgaactttttttttaaaaagcacaaaaaccCTACATACTAAAATTGTACACATCAAGTATTGGTCCAATCTTATATCAATCTATTTACAATTAAACAGCACCATGGTTTTCTCACCTAGGTTAGTTAAACATGCCCAGAAAATTGTTATTCAAGGTATatgttcctttaaaataaaataaactcttaACAGAGCTCAAATcctcaacaaacaaaaaaacttttatcAATCATAGATAATTATATCACCGAATTTACTTAAGAAAAAtagatttgaacatttttttccctccagttgACAAACTTTGAGAGATGCTGCTGTTTAATGTGGCAAACAAATTAAGAAACATTTTGATGACGGGGCATTATTCTAAAACACCCTCATGTACCTCCACCtccacatataaaaatattcctTTGGAATTAATGTTGCTGTCCCCTCTTGAATTTAGATTCAATTATCAGCAAAGCTAAATTAAATGTAGCCACAATCTTTAAAATGATTgcataaaaaagagaaacagttaAAGCTCTCAGAAACACGCTACATTACAATTATAGATATTGTATCTAATCAGGCTATAGgaaatttaataacattttaaacataACATTTAAACTAAATAGCAGTTTCAGTCTGCCACTGAATTAATAATGGTGCTTCACATCCAAAATGAGTGTGGAGGTCTGATCATCTCCCATTTGAGAACCGAGTTAAGTGCCTGCTTGCCTCTGCTTCTCCATCTCATGGGTTCCTAGAGGTTCAGGGACATCGTATGTGCTAGCCCCCTTCTCACCTATGGAACCAACTTTGAAAAGGCTCCTCATTAAATACAGTCCTTGGCAGCTTTATTCCATTGAGAAGCCATGGAATTTATACAGAAGAATCAGGTTAtgccatggaatttttcagttttataatctGCCGATGCTTCTTAATTTGCCTCTTTGCTATGAAAGATGAGAGAGGAAAATTCTCATCCACCACAACTACAGGTAACAGTGAGCTATTATGGTAAGCACTGAAGTATAAAGCAACGTATCATCATTAGGTCTCACTGCCAATGTTTAAGTGATGCCAGGAAATTTTTCACTAGTAAATTAtgacttgaaatttttttctgaaagattgaagacaggcaCAATTCTCCTAGGCACAGACAGAATGGGTTTTCCTTACACCCTTCCTGCAAACCGGGGGAGACAAGATAATTACTTTATTGATTCTGTGCATTCCCTGACCTAGTATGCATGCATTTGGGGCACAGCTAGCTCTGAAAGTTCTAAGCAGAGTAGGCAGATCAATGAAGGTATTATATAGTAGTGACCTTCTAAGCTTGGATATGAAAACAGCTTCTTATATAGACATTTCAGAATACTTATGCAGCAAGAGGACAATGGACTTTTCAACTAAGTATCAGTTGAAAATCAGAGATCTGAATGCACTGACGAAATTATTGCCTAGTGTTCCAGAAAGATGCCTGCCACCAACGCGCTAGAAAGGCACCAAAATTTAGTGTGAACGTAAATAAGGAGCTCAACCCATGAGAATGGGAGTAGCAATACTGAAGCACAACTTGCCAGTCTCTACGCCTTTATGGCTAAATATGACTTGAGCAAAGAACTAAGACCAGAAAAGTTATCGAACCTCAAGTACTGCTCTGTTAGTTTCCATTTCAAAAAGCTCAAGTTTTATAACTGTTATTGATGATTTCTGGAAATTATATTTGAGAACTCTGTATTCATAGGTGCTTGGTGCTGTTCTTCATGGGTGCAATCTTCTATTTACAGTCCAAATCATTTAAATACAGCCATTACATAGTTGTTgggtgttttaaaataaaaggttatCTATTTCTTAACTGCCTCTTGAATTAAAAATTGTAATTACATGAGTCTCAAAGGCTGGCTCTTTGTGTTTTATTAATTACTTTTGTTGGTCTCCATCACAGATGGAATTTTTCACTGATAATTCCTCAGAACTAAATCCATTCATATGGAATTCAGAGCAGTGAAAACAGATTTCACGCCATAGAGTAGGAAATGAGAACAATAAAAAGGGGCATGAAGGATCTGGGGACGGCCAACAGGACTAGGTCAGTTCTCAACTGGTGTTGGGTTCTGCAGAGGTTGGCTCATTATAACCTGTACGACATAGTCCTTTGGGATCTTCAGCTCTTCCAATCTCATTTTGTCAGTGAGAGGTCTGCCAGAAAAGAACCACCGCTGACTAGCTGGTTCCACTCCTTCCGCAGCATGCAGTCGTCTCTTCATGTGGTACACTGTGTCTGTGCTGCGGACCACAAGTTTGAGGTCTTTGCCAGTGGAGAGGCGCAAACGGAGCTGAGATTCATACCCAGAATTGGGCGGTGGCTCAGGAATATCCAGAGTCTCTATGTCGCTCTTTTCCTCTATCATGTTGATTGGTGGTGCCAAGCAATAGACTGGAAGCTGGTATCTATTCCCCAGTTCATCATAGCACTCTGTAAGTGCAccttcagaaagagaagaaatgaaaaagggttTAACCTAAATGAATGCATTTTTCTTTACATTGTGCAAATGCTCAAACATCTCCCTGGCTTGCcacttaaaagggaaaaaaatgtaaaataagaccAATCTCTGTCAGTGGTCAACGACTGTTATCATGGATGGCCCATGACCAATTATCTGAAAAAGGGCAAGtgtcagttgctcacttgtgtccgattctttgcaaccccgtggactgtagcctgccaggctcctctgtccatggaattctccaggcaagaacagaggagtgggtagccatttccttctccaggggatcttcctgacccagggatcagacctgggtctcctgcgtggcaggcaaattctttactgtctgagccaccagggaagcccccaattatCTTAGTGTTTATCAAATGAACCAGGACCCTAACTCCTTACCCTCACACTTCTAAGTCATTTTATACCTAATTTACGGtttcattaaaaaaggaaaaaaagcacacAAAATTCCAATTTACTAATATTTCAATGCTCAGACCAAATTAAGGGGAAATTCAAACTGCAGTGGGATATCTTTTAGGAAACGAATCAGTTaaccttaaaaaacaaacaaacaaaaaaaccagat
The sequence above is a segment of the Bos taurus isolate L1 Dominette 01449 registration number 42190680 breed Hereford chromosome 20, ARS-UCD2.0, whole genome shotgun sequence genome. Coding sequences within it:
- the EFCAB9 gene encoding EF-hand calcium-binding domain-containing protein 9 isoform X3, which produces MSAHDVLFYHFLHHVTDLTRNQITVVFNMLDWNAVGEIGFDQFYMLVCILLAQENHLEEQFIFRHSRPVFELLDLDGELKIGPDHLHMYNFLFNIKKQQLRDLYYNFDITGDRLLNYKEFKLFTIFSMDKYQESQKAEKEKKKEKAVLKKKLSQVNESQRESLLGIQPFESISNYNC
- the EFCAB9 gene encoding EF-hand calcium-binding domain-containing protein 9 isoform X2 → MKLKQGSFLWYLYLDKLYCLLSVRNVKALVEYFHLLDVHHKKTLNDVLFYHFLHHVTDLTRNQITVVFNMLDWNAVGEIGFDQFYMLVCILLAQENHLEEQFIFRHSRPVFELLDLDGELKIGPDHLHMYNFLFNIKKQQLRDLYYNFDITGDRLLNYKEFKLFTIFSMDKYQESQKAEKEKKKEKAVLKKKLSQVNESQRESLLGIQPFESISNYNC
- the EFCAB9 gene encoding EF-hand calcium-binding domain-containing protein 9 isoform X1 — its product is MKLKQGSFLWYLYLDKLYCLLSVRNVKALVEYFHLLDVHHKKTLNGQYFHVLFYHFLHHVTDLTRNQITVVFNMLDWNAVGEIGFDQFYMLVCILLAQENHLEEQFIFRHSRPVFELLDLDGELKIGPDHLHMYNFLFNIKKQQLRDLYYNFDITGDRLLNYKEFKLFTIFSMDKYQESQKAEKEKKKEKAVLKKKLSQVNESQRESLLGIQPFESISNYNC
- the UBTD2 gene encoding ubiquitin domain-containing protein 2, with the translated sequence MGGCVGAQHDSSGSLNENSEGTGVALGRNQPLKKEKPKWKSDYPMTDGQLRSKRDEFWDTAPAFEGRKEIWDALKAAAHAFESNDHELAQAIIDGANITLPHGALTECYDELGNRYQLPVYCLAPPINMIEEKSDIETLDIPEPPPNSGYESQLRLRLSTGKDLKLVVRSTDTVYHMKRRLHAAEGVEPASQRWFFSGRPLTDKMRLEELKIPKDYVVQVIMSQPLQNPTPVEN
- the UBTD2 gene encoding ubiquitin domain-containing protein 2 isoform X1; amino-acid sequence: MTDGQLRSKRDEFWDTAPAFEGRKEIWDALKAAAHAFESNDHELAQAIIDGANITLPHGALTECYDELGNRYQLPVYCLAPPINMIEEKSDIETLDIPEPPPNSGYESQLRLRLSTGKDLKLVVRSTDTVYHMKRRLHAAEGVEPASQRWFFSGRPLTDKMRLEELKIPKDYVVQVIMSQPLQNPTPVEN